The Tolypothrix sp. NIES-4075 DNA segment AATTTGTCTTCTTATATTCTCTAATAATTTTGCCACCAAGCTTTTCAGGAATTCGACGACTGGGAATATTTGCTTTATCAGCACAATAGACAAGATATTGAAAATCTAAGTTTTCCTCAGCCCATGTTTTCAGGGCGATGATAGTCTCTAATCCATAACCTTTGCCATGTGCTGATTTCTTTAACCAAATACCCAGTTCTGGCTGATTACTATTTATTTGGTGGATTCCCGTACAACCCAAAAACTTGAAAGAATTATTATTTAAAATAACAAGTACAAGATTTTCACCTTTTTTTATTTCTAAGAGTGAGTCGTTAATAAAATCTTCTGTTTGCGAAATATGTTTCGGGGGTTTGGTATACATATAAGTAGTAATTTCTTGATTAAATTCACGAAAAATATCTTCTTGATATTTAATTGATATAGTTTGTAATAATAAACGACTTGTAGATATTTCTAACTCTAAT contains these protein-coding regions:
- a CDS encoding GNAT family N-acetyltransferase, with translation MELLELEISTSRLLLQTISIKYQEDIFREFNQEITTYMYTKPPKHISQTEDFINDSLLEIKKGENLVLVILNNNSFKFLGCTGIHQINSNQPELGIWLKKSAHGKGYGLETIIALKTWAEENLDFQYLVYCADKANIPSRRIPEKLGGKIIREYKKTNLSGRVLNILEYAIPKTGD